GGTGCCGGTCGAGGGGACTGCCGTCGACTGGGCCACGGCCTCGGACGCTCCGACCGTCATCACCTTCGGCGCCGTGCGCGGATCGCGGGTGCGGCTGACGATGACGAGCAGTCACCCGGGGACGGTCCAAGGGGCCCTGCGCATCAGCAAGTTGGAGGCACCGGCTGGATAGGGAACCCGTAACCCGTCGACGGCGCACTGCAGAGCGAACTCCTCGGCGGTGGCGGGCAGTTCTGATACTTCGGCGACATCGCACATCAGGTGTCGTCGGGACTGCCCGCGAGGGATCCGCCTATCCAGAAGGGGAGTGCCTTCTGGTCCTTGCTCAGTGAGCGTCGTATGGCGTTGACCAACCGAACCTGCGCCTGGGCGGACGCCCTGTTGGCCCGGGAGAACTCCTCCTTGCTCAACGGGGCACGCGTCGGGTCGCGGGCCGGATCGCGGGCCGCCTGGTCGAGGAACTCCCCGACGGCCTTGCCGAAGTTGTCGATCTCCACCGCGACAGCCGCAGGGGCGACCAGGCTGGCACGGGTCAGGGCCGCGCTCCACTCGCTCCAGTCGTAGTCCCAACCCCTGCGGTCGGCGTGGGCCCGGCTGATGACCATCGTGAACTTCGCGTAGTGGCTGATCAGTTCCTGGTAGGCGAGCAACTGCTTGTCCCGGAGCCACTGACGGTCCTGGGACCGGTGCGTGACGATGCCGCCGACCAGGACGCCGATCGTGGCGGACAGCGCCCCGGCGCCCGTTGTCACCAGTGTGTCCAGCAGTGCCACCTCAAGCCCCGTATTCCCCGTCGCTCGGACATCGGCGGCTCGAACCTACTGGTGACCGACTTTCGGTGACAACGCTCCGGCATGGCAACCGGCCCTAGGGCTCGCGTTCCACGAGTTCCCTCGGCCGCTTGTGCGCGGTGAGTGTGTGGAGTTCGGCCTGGTCGAGTGGCCGGTGTACCTCCACGTACTCACCGTGCGGGAGCCGCTTGATCACGCCCGTCTCGCGGCCGTGCAACACCAGTTCCGCGTCCCGGAGTTGGAGACCCAGGCAGATGCGACGGGTCACGACGAAAGCTAGTGCCGGTACGACGAACACCGCCACCCGCACCGCCCACGTCACCGTGTTGATCGACAGATGGAGCCGGGTCGCCACGATGTCGTTGCCGCCGCCGGCGAGGAGGATCAGGTAGAGGCTGATCCAGGCGACGCCGATGCCCGTGCGGGTGGGGCGGTTGCGGGGGCGGTCCAGGAGGTGGTGTTCGCGTTTGTCGCCGGTCCGCCAGGACTCCAGGAACGGGTACACGCCGATGAGGACCAGGAGGAGCGGGAAGACGATGATGGGGATGAGTAAGCCGAGCACCAACGTGTGGCCCCAGAAAGTGACTTCCCAGCCCGGCATCACGCGGACCAGGCCCTCCGCGAAGCCCAGGTACCAGTCCGGCTGGGCGCCCGTCGAGACCTGGTCGGCGCGGTAAGGGCCGTACGACCAGACGGGGTTGATGGAGGCCACCGCCGCGAGGACGGTCAGGGCGCCGAAGACCAGGAAGAAGAAGCCGCCCGCCTTCGCGAGGTAGACCGGCATGAACGGGGCGCCCACCACGTTGCGTTCGGTGCGGCCGGGGCCCGCGAACTGGGTGTGCTTGTGGTAGACGACCAGGAGGACGTGGACGACCACAAGTGCCGCCATGATGCCGGGGATCAGCAGCACATGAAGTGAGTAGAAGCGGGACACGATGTCGTGGCCGGGGTACTCGCCGCCGAACAGGAACATCGACAGGTACGTCCCGACGATCGGCACCGACAGCAGCGCGCCGTCCACGAAGCGCATGCCCGTGCCCGACAGCAGGTCGTCCGGGAGCGAGTAGCCGAAGAGGCCCTCGAACAGGCCGAGGAACAACAGGGTCCAGCCGAACAGCCAGTTGAGCTCGCGCGGCTTGCGGAACGAACCCGTGAAGAAGTGCCGCATCATGTGCGTCAGCATCGCGGCGATGAACACCAGCGCCGCCCAGTGGTGCAACTGCCGGACCAGCAGACCGCCCCGTACGTCGAAGCTGAGGTGCAGCGTCGAGGCGTAGGCGTCGGACATGCGGATGCCGTTCAGGGGGACGTAACTCCCGTGGTACGTCACCTCGTTCATCGACGGGTGGAAGAACAGGGTGAGGTAGACGCCCGTCAGGATCAGCACCACGAAGCTGTAGAGGCAGATCTCGCCGAGCAGGAACGACCAGTGGTCCGGGAACACCTTGCGCAGATACTGCTTGCCGAGGGTGTGGATGCCGAGGCGGCCGTCGAACCAGTCGGCGACGCGTTCGCCCCGCGAGGGGTCGGGAGTGGTGGTCACTGGTCCTCCTCGTCCCGGTGTACGTGCGTGAGCTTCTCGGGGTTGGTCACGATGTAGACCCCGGACACCTGGTCGCCCTCGGGCGTGAGGTCCATGACCATCACCGCGTACGGCGAGTCGCCCTCGAACAGCACGGCCGCGTCGTCGCCGTTGACGCGGCGGTAGCGCAGCTCCAGGTCCTGCGGGCCGCGGCGGCGGCTCGCGAAGGAGTTGATGAGGCGGACGGCCTTGTCCCGCCCGTGCACCGGGCGCAGTCCCGCCGGTTTCCGGTTGCCCCCGCTGTCGGTCCACACCGTGACGTCCGGCGCGAGGATTTCCATCAGCGAGGCGATGTCCCCGCCGATCGCGGCCCGCACGAACCGCTCGGTCGCCTCCCGCCGCACCCGGGGATGCGCCTCGTACAGCGGCCGCCGCGCGTGCACATGGGC
The nucleotide sequence above comes from Streptomyces sp. N50. Encoded proteins:
- a CDS encoding cytochrome bc complex cytochrome b subunit → MTTTPDPSRGERVADWFDGRLGIHTLGKQYLRKVFPDHWSFLLGEICLYSFVVLILTGVYLTLFFHPSMNEVTYHGSYVPLNGIRMSDAYASTLHLSFDVRGGLLVRQLHHWAALVFIAAMLTHMMRHFFTGSFRKPRELNWLFGWTLLFLGLFEGLFGYSLPDDLLSGTGMRFVDGALLSVPIVGTYLSMFLFGGEYPGHDIVSRFYSLHVLLIPGIMAALVVVHVLLVVYHKHTQFAGPGRTERNVVGAPFMPVYLAKAGGFFFLVFGALTVLAAVASINPVWSYGPYRADQVSTGAQPDWYLGFAEGLVRVMPGWEVTFWGHTLVLGLLIPIIVFPLLLVLIGVYPFLESWRTGDKREHHLLDRPRNRPTRTGIGVAWISLYLILLAGGGNDIVATRLHLSINTVTWAVRVAVFVVPALAFVVTRRICLGLQLRDAELVLHGRETGVIKRLPHGEYVEVHRPLDQAELHTLTAHKRPRELVEREP